A genomic segment from Curtobacterium sp. MCSS17_007 encodes:
- a CDS encoding ExeM/NucH family extracellular endonuclease — MPNLLRRTVLCATVAATLVAAPLVTVSTAVANPAGTGLVISEAYLKGGSANAFYKEKFVEIANPTATPVSLAGWSLQYRAAGSTGNFSVSALEGTVPANGTFLVSMAGNGGANAVGADLPTADDTASINPSGTTGTLALSDGTGALALPAGPVATGTPGVVDLLGYGASNTYEGAVRSVTGANSEPNGLTRTGTTDTDVNGTDFSVTAALTPTNAAGETGGADPTDPDPTDPGTPAGPAEAVTIAQLQGTGTASPYVGGRVVTEGVVTAVYATGGLNGYTVQTAGTGGTVDLATHDASDAVFVYSAATAGSVSIGDAVRLTGSVAEFNGLTELEVASTADVERLPAAGVVQPVPATLTLPRTDAERESLESMLIAPQGDYTVADNYTTNQYGEIALAAGTERLVQPTEVARPGSPEAAAVAADNAARKVVLDDGASTNFLSAANQSIPVSWLTQGPVTVGAAATFTHPVVLDHRNDSWKFQPTTPITGATPAADLPASFSDVRTPAPEAVGGDLKLAGFNVLNYFPTTGDQLAGCTYYSDRDGDPVTVRGGCDARGAANADDLARQQVKIVKAINALGADVVSLEEIENSARFGKDRDAAVGTLVAALNAATGQDTWAYVPSPATLPASEDVIRLALIYKKDRVAPVGESTILDDPAFVNARQPVADAFRPLGGTADDDFLVIANHFKSKGSGTGENADKGDGQGASNADRVRQAQALAAFSTTEQAKYGTDKVFMLGDFNAYSEEDPMVVLRDAGYTDLGPAEDSTEYSYVFSGLSGSLDHVLASPAALETVTGVDIWNINSTESVGLEYSRHDYNVTDLYRDDVYRASDHDPILVGFETAATEAPGDGETPGDGETPGDGETPGPGPGTTPTPGPGTGQAPVAPDASSLTEADRGGITAPASARAGETITVGVGAALAGQRISVWLYSDPVLLGTEVVAADGTVHVTIPVGTTAGAHRLAVTTTDGSLVGWTDIRIDPATGSLAFTGAELTGGLAAALLLLASGAGLVAARRRRAAHTA; from the coding sequence ATGCCCAACCTCCTGCGGCGCACCGTGCTGTGCGCCACGGTGGCCGCGACGCTCGTCGCCGCCCCACTCGTCACCGTCTCCACCGCCGTCGCGAACCCCGCGGGTACCGGCCTCGTCATCTCCGAGGCGTACCTCAAGGGCGGCAGCGCGAACGCCTTCTACAAGGAGAAGTTCGTCGAGATCGCGAACCCGACCGCGACGCCGGTGTCGCTCGCCGGGTGGTCGCTCCAGTACCGCGCGGCGGGCAGCACCGGGAACTTCTCGGTGAGCGCCCTCGAGGGCACCGTCCCCGCGAACGGCACGTTCCTCGTCTCGATGGCCGGCAACGGCGGCGCGAACGCCGTCGGGGCCGACCTGCCGACCGCGGACGACACCGCCTCGATCAACCCGTCCGGCACCACCGGGACGCTCGCGCTCTCGGACGGCACCGGTGCGCTCGCGCTCCCGGCGGGTCCGGTGGCGACCGGGACGCCGGGCGTCGTCGACCTGCTCGGCTACGGCGCGTCCAACACGTACGAGGGCGCCGTCCGCTCGGTGACTGGCGCGAACAGCGAGCCGAACGGCCTGACCCGGACCGGGACGACGGACACCGACGTCAACGGCACCGACTTCTCCGTCACGGCGGCCCTGACACCGACGAACGCCGCGGGCGAGACCGGCGGCGCGGACCCGACCGACCCCGATCCGACCGACCCCGGCACGCCGGCCGGTCCCGCCGAGGCGGTCACCATCGCGCAGCTGCAGGGCACCGGCACCGCGTCGCCGTACGTCGGCGGGCGCGTGGTCACCGAGGGTGTCGTCACCGCGGTCTACGCCACCGGCGGCCTGAACGGCTACACGGTCCAGACCGCCGGCACCGGGGGCACGGTCGACCTCGCCACCCACGATGCGTCGGACGCCGTGTTCGTGTACTCCGCCGCGACCGCGGGCAGCGTCTCGATCGGCGACGCTGTGCGCCTCACCGGCTCGGTGGCAGAGTTCAACGGACTCACCGAGCTCGAGGTCGCTTCGACCGCCGACGTCGAGCGGCTCCCCGCCGCGGGCGTCGTGCAGCCGGTCCCCGCCACGCTGACCCTGCCGCGCACCGACGCCGAGCGCGAGTCGCTCGAGAGCATGCTGATCGCGCCGCAGGGCGACTACACGGTCGCCGACAACTACACGACGAACCAGTACGGCGAGATCGCCCTGGCCGCCGGGACCGAGCGCCTGGTCCAGCCGACCGAGGTCGCCCGCCCGGGCAGCCCCGAGGCCGCAGCGGTCGCCGCCGACAACGCCGCACGCAAGGTCGTCCTCGACGACGGCGCGAGCACGAACTTCCTGAGCGCCGCGAACCAGTCGATCCCGGTGTCCTGGCTCACCCAGGGTCCGGTCACGGTCGGCGCCGCAGCGACCTTCACCCACCCGGTCGTCCTCGACCACCGCAACGACTCGTGGAAGTTCCAGCCCACGACGCCGATCACGGGCGCGACGCCCGCGGCCGACCTGCCCGCGTCCTTCTCGGACGTCCGCACCCCGGCGCCCGAGGCGGTCGGCGGTGACCTGAAGCTCGCCGGGTTCAACGTGCTCAACTACTTCCCGACCACCGGCGACCAGCTCGCCGGGTGCACGTACTACAGCGACCGCGACGGCGACCCCGTGACCGTCCGCGGTGGCTGCGACGCCCGTGGCGCCGCGAACGCCGACGACCTCGCCCGCCAGCAGGTGAAGATCGTGAAGGCGATCAACGCCCTCGGCGCCGACGTCGTCTCGCTCGAGGAGATCGAGAACTCCGCACGCTTCGGCAAGGACCGCGACGCCGCCGTCGGCACGCTCGTGGCCGCGCTGAACGCCGCGACCGGTCAGGACACCTGGGCGTACGTGCCGTCCCCGGCGACGCTGCCCGCGAGCGAGGACGTCATCCGTCTCGCGCTCATCTACAAGAAGGACCGGGTCGCACCCGTCGGCGAGTCGACCATCCTCGACGACCCGGCGTTCGTCAACGCGCGACAGCCCGTCGCCGACGCGTTCCGCCCGCTCGGCGGGACGGCCGACGACGACTTCCTGGTCATCGCGAACCACTTCAAGTCGAAGGGCTCCGGCACCGGCGAGAACGCCGACAAGGGCGACGGCCAGGGCGCCTCGAACGCCGACCGTGTGCGCCAGGCGCAGGCGCTCGCCGCGTTCTCGACCACCGAGCAGGCGAAGTACGGCACCGACAAGGTGTTCATGCTCGGTGACTTCAACGCCTACAGCGAGGAGGACCCGATGGTCGTCCTGCGCGACGCCGGGTACACCGACCTCGGTCCGGCGGAGGACTCCACCGAGTACTCCTACGTCTTCAGCGGCCTGAGCGGCTCGCTCGACCACGTGCTCGCGTCTCCGGCGGCCCTGGAGACGGTCACGGGCGTGGACATCTGGAACATCAACTCGACCGAGTCGGTGGGCCTGGAGTACAGCCGCCACGACTACAACGTCACGGACCTGTACCGCGACGACGTGTACCGCGCGAGCGACCACGACCCGATCCTGGTCGGCTTCGAGACGGCTGCCACCGAGGCTCCGGGAGACGGCGAGACCCCTGGTGACGGCGAGACGCCTGGTGACGGTGAGACGCCCGGCCCGGGCCCCGGCACCACGCCGACGCCGGGCCCCGGCACCGGTCAGGCCCCCGTCGCACCGGACGCGTCGTCGCTCACCGAGGCCGACCGCGGCGGCATCACCGCGCCGGCGTCGGCCCGTGCGGGCGAGACGATCACGGTGGGTGTCGGCGCGGCGCTCGCCGGGCAGCGGATCTCGGTGTGGCTGTACTCCGACCCGGTGCTCCTCGGCACCGAGGTGGTCGCCGCCGACGGCACCGTCCATGTGACGATCCCGGTCGGCACGACGGCGGGTGCGCACCGCCTCGCGGTCACCACCACCGACGGTTCGCTCGTCGGCTGGACCGACATCCGGATCGATCCGGCGACGGGCTCGCTCGCGTTCACCGGGGCCGAGCTCACCGGTGGCCTCGCCGCCGCGCTGCTCCTGCTGGCGTCCGGCGCCGGCCTGGTCGCGGCACGACGTCGCCGGGCGGCGCACACGGCCTGA
- a CDS encoding MBL fold metallo-hydrolase, producing MSSRTPRSVVSVGPGVVFVEGPVSNWVVLAEEDGVALVDAGYPADTDLVLDTVRWAGHDLADLRRVYVTHGHVDHVGGIPGILERFPHVQVLAHADELDNVRGPARQQVTPADIGGRLAAPRTLRWLARAIGSDGLRPVTVPTARAFTARDFEGRAMTPFPAVGHTAGSTAYLLPAARAIVTGDAVVTHHDTQPASWPPRPRMITPFFTADQATALESARALPYPEIVLPGHGPAVHRVGSEWVPVVG from the coding sequence ATGAGCTCGCGCACGCCCCGTTCCGTCGTCTCCGTCGGCCCCGGGGTGGTGTTCGTCGAGGGACCGGTCTCGAACTGGGTCGTGCTCGCCGAGGAGGACGGCGTCGCACTCGTCGACGCGGGCTACCCGGCGGACACCGACCTGGTGCTCGACACCGTGCGCTGGGCCGGTCACGACCTCGCCGACCTGCGGCGCGTCTACGTCACGCACGGGCACGTCGACCACGTCGGCGGCATCCCCGGGATCCTCGAGCGCTTCCCGCACGTGCAGGTGCTGGCCCACGCCGACGAGCTCGACAACGTCCGTGGGCCGGCGCGGCAGCAGGTCACCCCGGCGGACATCGGCGGACGGCTCGCCGCGCCGCGGACCCTCCGGTGGCTCGCCCGCGCGATCGGTTCGGACGGACTGCGGCCGGTGACGGTGCCGACCGCCCGCGCCTTCACCGCCCGCGACTTCGAGGGGCGTGCGATGACGCCGTTCCCCGCCGTCGGGCACACCGCCGGGTCGACCGCGTACCTGCTGCCCGCAGCACGGGCGATCGTCACCGGTGATGCCGTCGTCACGCACCACGACACGCAGCCGGCGTCCTGGCCGCCGCGACCGCGGATGATCACGCCGTTCTTCACGGCGGACCAGGCGACGGCGCTCGAGTCCGCTCGGGCGCTGCCGTACCCGGAGATCGTGCTGCCGGGGCACGGGCCGGCCGTGCACCGGGTGGGGAGCGAGTGGGTGCCGGTCGTCGGCTGA
- a CDS encoding tRNA pseudouridine synthase A: MAGTDDSGAGSSGAVRLRLDVAYDGGAFSGWARQPGLRTVQGALESALATVFTRWGEPPLLTVAGRTDAGVHATGQVAHLDLTPEQWGALTRPRRSSPDGPPRTSLDGLVKRVNGLAGATGDVVVTRASVAPDGFDARFSPLWRRYEYRVADADAPRDPRRRSHTLWHPARLDPAAMERGALTLLGLHDFATFCKPREGATTIRTLQEFRWDREPDGVLVARLQADAFCHSMVRAMVGATIAVGEGRFGPDRLEELRVAEQRTSAFKVAPAVGLTLTEVGYPADDELAARAAQTRARRTDDEPRAGTVGG, translated from the coding sequence GTGGCAGGGACGGACGACTCGGGCGCCGGCAGCAGCGGTGCCGTGCGGCTGCGGCTGGACGTTGCCTACGACGGCGGGGCGTTCTCCGGGTGGGCCCGACAGCCCGGGCTGCGGACGGTGCAGGGCGCGCTCGAGTCCGCGCTCGCCACGGTCTTCACCCGGTGGGGCGAGCCGCCGCTGCTGACGGTCGCCGGTCGGACGGATGCCGGGGTGCACGCCACCGGGCAGGTCGCCCACCTCGACCTGACACCGGAGCAGTGGGGCGCGCTCACCCGTCCGCGGCGGTCGTCGCCGGACGGGCCCCCGCGGACCTCGCTCGACGGGCTCGTCAAGCGGGTGAACGGGCTCGCCGGGGCGACGGGCGACGTCGTCGTCACGCGGGCCTCGGTCGCGCCGGACGGGTTCGACGCCCGGTTCTCCCCGCTCTGGCGGCGCTACGAGTACCGGGTCGCCGACGCCGACGCCCCGCGCGATCCCCGTCGTCGCAGTCACACGCTGTGGCACCCGGCGCGTCTGGACCCGGCGGCGATGGAGCGCGGTGCGCTGACACTGCTCGGGCTGCACGACTTCGCGACCTTCTGCAAGCCGCGCGAGGGCGCGACCACCATCCGGACGCTGCAGGAGTTCCGCTGGGACCGCGAGCCGGACGGCGTGCTGGTGGCGCGCCTCCAGGCCGACGCCTTCTGCCACTCGATGGTCCGCGCCATGGTCGGTGCGACCATCGCCGTCGGCGAGGGACGCTTCGGGCCGGACCGTCTCGAGGAGCTGCGCGTCGCCGAGCAGCGCACGAGCGCGTTCAAGGTGGCGCCCGCGGTCGGCCTGACGCTGACCGAGGTCGGCTACCCCGCCGACGACGAGCTCGCGGCGCGGGCCGCGCAGACCCGTGCGCGGCGGACCGACGACGAGCCGCGCGCCGGTACCGTCGGGGGATGA
- a CDS encoding ATP-binding cassette domain-containing protein encodes MTTTPLAVEATGLVKTFGTNRAVDGVDLRVEAGTVYGVLGPNGAGKTTTISMLATLLRPDGGEARVFGHDVRREPQTVRSLIGVTGQYASVDETLSATENLVIFARLLGLSRGDAKRKARELLERFGLTEAASRPLKAFSGGMRRRLDLAASLIAQPPLIFLDEPTTGLDPRTRAQMWDTIRELVASGSTVLLTTQYLDEADQLADRIAVIDHGRVVAEGTADDLKSSVGTASLQLRLGDAEPDALATAAALVERVLGTPAVVSPEGARLTAPMTAPDRVTDLLVSFRDAGVSLAEMSVQKPTLDEVFLHITGEAEVADASAAADLEGSLA; translated from the coding sequence ATGACCACCACACCACTCGCCGTCGAGGCGACCGGCCTCGTCAAGACGTTCGGCACCAACCGCGCCGTGGACGGTGTCGACCTCCGTGTCGAGGCCGGCACGGTGTACGGCGTGCTCGGCCCGAACGGCGCCGGCAAGACCACCACGATCTCGATGCTCGCGACCCTGCTCCGGCCGGACGGCGGCGAGGCCCGCGTCTTCGGGCACGACGTCCGCCGCGAGCCGCAGACCGTCCGCTCCCTGATCGGGGTCACCGGGCAGTACGCGAGCGTCGACGAGACCCTGAGCGCCACCGAGAACCTCGTCATCTTCGCGCGACTGCTCGGGCTGTCCCGCGGCGACGCGAAGCGCAAGGCACGCGAGCTGCTCGAGCGCTTCGGGCTGACCGAGGCCGCGTCGCGCCCGCTCAAGGCGTTCTCCGGCGGCATGCGGCGCCGGCTGGACCTGGCGGCGAGCCTCATCGCGCAGCCGCCGCTGATCTTCCTCGACGAGCCGACCACCGGCCTCGACCCGCGGACCCGCGCGCAGATGTGGGACACGATCCGCGAGCTCGTCGCGAGCGGGTCGACCGTCCTGCTCACGACGCAGTACCTCGACGAGGCCGACCAGCTCGCCGACCGCATCGCCGTGATCGACCACGGGCGCGTGGTCGCCGAGGGCACCGCCGACGACCTGAAGTCCTCGGTGGGCACCGCCTCGCTGCAGCTCCGCCTGGGGGACGCGGAGCCGGACGCCCTCGCGACCGCGGCCGCGCTCGTCGAGCGCGTGCTCGGCACCCCGGCGGTCGTCAGCCCGGAGGGTGCACGGCTCACCGCCCCGATGACCGCGCCCGACCGCGTCACCGACCTGCTCGTCTCGTTCCGCGACGCGGGCGTCTCCCTCGCCGAGATGAGCGTGCAGAAGCCGACCCTCGACGAGGTCTTCTTGCACATCACCGGCGAAGCGGAGGTCGCTGACGCGTCCGCCGCCGCCGACCTCGAAGGGAGCCTCGCATGA
- a CDS encoding ABC transporter permease, translating into MTTTTAPTTRPSSTPRVTPRPGVGGSGLAATVRQSFTMAYRGLVKIRRTPEQLFDVTLMPIVFTVMFTYIFGGAISGDVGSYLPVIIPGILVQTAITSSIVTGVQLREDMDKGVFDRFRSLPIARIAPLAGALLADTVRYAIATTITFVVGIVMGLRPTGGFGAVLLAALLVIVVAWAISWVFAYFGVIARTASSVSGIANLVLFPLTFLSNAFVPTDTLPSWLRWFTEVNPVSHLITAVRDLVNHGVVGSDLWLSLLGAAVVVAVFAPLTVRAYMRKA; encoded by the coding sequence ATGACCACCACCACCGCCCCGACCACCCGCCCGTCCTCGACGCCACGCGTCACCCCGCGACCCGGGGTCGGCGGCTCCGGCCTCGCGGCCACGGTCCGCCAGTCGTTCACGATGGCGTACCGCGGGCTCGTGAAGATCCGCCGCACCCCGGAGCAGCTGTTCGACGTCACGCTCATGCCGATCGTCTTCACGGTGATGTTCACGTACATCTTCGGCGGCGCGATCTCGGGCGACGTCGGCAGCTACCTGCCCGTGATCATCCCCGGCATCCTCGTGCAGACGGCGATCACGTCGTCGATCGTCACCGGGGTGCAGCTCCGCGAGGACATGGACAAGGGCGTGTTCGACCGCTTCCGGTCGCTCCCCATCGCCCGGATCGCCCCGCTGGCCGGAGCCCTGCTCGCCGACACCGTCCGCTACGCCATCGCGACGACGATCACGTTCGTCGTCGGGATCGTCATGGGGTTGCGGCCGACCGGGGGCTTCGGCGCCGTGCTCCTCGCGGCGCTCCTCGTCATCGTGGTCGCGTGGGCGATCAGCTGGGTCTTCGCCTACTTCGGGGTCATCGCGCGCACGGCGTCGAGCGTCTCCGGGATCGCGAACCTCGTGCTCTTCCCCCTGACGTTCCTGTCCAACGCGTTCGTCCCGACCGACACGCTGCCGAGCTGGCTGCGCTGGTTCACCGAGGTCAACCCGGTCTCGCACCTCATCACCGCCGTCCGCGACCTCGTGAACCACGGCGTGGTGGGCAGCGACCTGTGGCTCAGCCTGCTCGGCGCCGCCGTGGTCGTCGCGGTGTTCGCACCCCTGACGGTCCGCGCCTACATGCGGAAGGCCTGA
- a CDS encoding BTAD domain-containing putative transcriptional regulator, with protein MPVASRVAVLGPVTVAGPDGATVSVPGALARSFVTALVLAPGHALGADALIDELWGDDRPKGARAALQTLVSRLRRTTADGLVVSTSTGYALGGDPTGIDLVAAERAVHVPDSAAVRGVLARWRGAPGADVDGDLGSALADRAAAAEHALRRRLAALLLEEGDAAAAATTWLAEVDAAPFDDTAAGGAMRALDADGRTAEALAVFAAHRERLADGLGADPSAELVRLNAELLRRSTAAHDHPVRRTGLRVAPNELVGRQDDVAIVSRLLDEHRLVTVLGPGGLGKTRLAQAVAAALPPTTGVVVCELAPLGDGEDLLPALGALLGIAEVRTARMLQDAVVTDLWARVVRALDDGPTVLVLDNCEHLLHAVARRTADLLAAVPGLRVLTTSRAPLAIAGEVVAPLGPLPVEADGAAVRLFTERARAARPGAVLPVDAVRRICTRLDGSPLAIELAAARIRGMSVDEVERRLDDRFALLRGGDRSAPERHRTLLAVIEWSWRLLDEGAQDLLTRLALFPDGVSVEAVESVAEPARRPDALDDLADLVEQSLVQLVEVEGDPVRYRLLETVREFGAARLAERGTTEAVRAAMTAWGRELAVARDLFAVRGPAQLVAFTEVRREADNLVTLLRWALRADDVPTVAHVFAALGGYWTLRGLHREVAATAPDVVAALRSRTPEPADHTAAVIGLVMCGATAAFTDLRTTARAINGLRELHRSGRAEDPVVDALAGLLLTLGRPEQGFAELARLRAHREPAVSLLGHMLSAPLAENAGDPVGALRYVQRAEELTRTTGEAWTTGTVAVTLTQLLAQSGRYRESLAAAVTAREHLELFGAEDDLYEIGWTVGLASAATGDVDRARTVAADLRHRPEGGRGGFEDRGLIAVLAVAITAECARYEGDLVAAATAYATAWDVVQPGRGPAAHWALMAGAARIAAVDEAGAGRSDGAAPGLPTAELAVARRIRVGTLVQLRLRQARRDMPVIGTALAGLAIAYARTGRPAAAAGCWGALARLGSRQDFAVLAHARLRPLLADAVGEQELVDAEATAAGWDRAEAASRVRALLEGTRLPD; from the coding sequence GTGCCCGTCGCGTCCCGTGTCGCCGTCCTCGGACCGGTGACGGTGGCGGGACCGGACGGTGCCACGGTCTCCGTTCCCGGTGCGCTCGCGCGGTCGTTCGTGACCGCGCTGGTGCTCGCGCCCGGCCACGCGCTCGGTGCCGACGCGCTGATCGACGAGCTCTGGGGGGACGACCGGCCGAAGGGCGCCCGGGCGGCCCTGCAGACCCTGGTCTCCCGACTGCGCCGGACGACCGCGGACGGCCTCGTCGTGTCGACCAGCACGGGCTACGCGCTCGGTGGCGACCCGACGGGCATCGACCTCGTCGCCGCGGAGCGGGCGGTGCACGTGCCCGACAGTGCAGCGGTGCGGGGAGTGCTCGCCCGCTGGCGGGGTGCACCGGGCGCGGACGTCGACGGGGACCTGGGATCGGCACTCGCCGACCGCGCGGCCGCGGCCGAGCACGCCCTGCGTCGTCGGCTCGCCGCACTGCTGCTCGAGGAGGGTGACGCCGCCGCTGCCGCGACCACCTGGCTCGCCGAGGTCGACGCGGCACCCTTCGACGACACGGCCGCCGGCGGAGCGATGCGCGCCCTCGACGCCGACGGGCGCACCGCCGAGGCGCTCGCGGTGTTCGCCGCGCACCGGGAACGGCTGGCGGACGGGCTCGGGGCCGACCCGTCCGCGGAGCTCGTGCGGCTGAACGCCGAACTCCTCAGGCGGTCCACGGCCGCGCACGACCACCCGGTCCGGCGCACCGGGCTCCGGGTCGCACCGAACGAGCTCGTCGGGCGGCAGGACGACGTCGCGATCGTGTCCCGGTTGCTCGACGAGCACCGCCTGGTCACGGTGCTCGGACCCGGCGGACTCGGCAAGACCCGGCTGGCGCAGGCAGTCGCCGCAGCACTGCCCCCGACCACCGGTGTCGTCGTGTGCGAGCTGGCCCCGCTCGGCGACGGCGAGGACCTGCTGCCGGCCCTCGGCGCCCTGCTCGGCATCGCCGAGGTGCGGACCGCCCGGATGCTCCAGGACGCCGTGGTCACCGACCTCTGGGCGCGGGTGGTCCGGGCGCTCGACGACGGCCCGACGGTGCTCGTGCTCGACAACTGCGAACACCTGCTGCACGCTGTCGCCCGCCGCACCGCCGACCTGCTCGCCGCCGTGCCCGGGCTCCGTGTGCTCACCACCTCGCGTGCGCCGCTCGCGATCGCGGGCGAGGTCGTCGCACCCCTCGGGCCGTTGCCGGTCGAGGCCGACGGCGCCGCGGTCCGGCTGTTCACCGAACGCGCCCGTGCCGCCCGGCCCGGTGCCGTGCTCCCCGTCGACGCGGTGCGCAGGATCTGCACCCGGCTCGACGGTTCGCCGCTCGCCATCGAGCTCGCCGCCGCCCGCATCCGGGGCATGTCGGTCGACGAGGTCGAACGTCGGCTCGACGACCGCTTCGCCCTGCTGCGCGGAGGTGACCGCAGCGCTCCCGAACGGCACCGCACCCTGCTCGCGGTCATCGAGTGGAGCTGGCGGCTCCTCGACGAAGGTGCTCAGGACCTGCTGACCCGGTTGGCACTGTTCCCCGACGGTGTCTCGGTCGAGGCCGTCGAGTCGGTCGCCGAGCCCGCCAGACGCCCGGACGCGCTCGACGACCTCGCCGACCTGGTGGAGCAGTCCCTCGTGCAGCTCGTCGAGGTCGAGGGGGACCCGGTGCGCTACCGGCTGCTCGAGACCGTCCGCGAGTTCGGTGCCGCGCGGCTCGCCGAGCGCGGGACCACCGAGGCCGTCCGCGCGGCGATGACCGCCTGGGGCCGGGAGCTGGCCGTGGCACGGGACCTCTTCGCGGTGCGGGGTCCGGCACAACTCGTCGCGTTCACGGAGGTGCGGCGTGAGGCAGACAACCTGGTCACCCTGCTGCGCTGGGCGCTCCGCGCCGACGACGTGCCGACCGTCGCACACGTCTTCGCGGCGCTCGGCGGGTACTGGACGCTCCGAGGCCTGCACCGCGAGGTCGCCGCGACCGCGCCCGACGTCGTCGCTGCCCTGCGCTCGCGCACCCCGGAGCCGGCCGACCACACCGCAGCGGTGATCGGCCTCGTGATGTGCGGCGCGACCGCGGCGTTCACCGACCTCCGCACCACCGCCCGGGCGATCAACGGGCTGCGGGAGCTGCACCGCTCCGGCCGTGCCGAGGACCCGGTCGTCGACGCGCTCGCCGGGCTCCTGCTCACCCTCGGGCGGCCCGAGCAGGGCTTCGCCGAGCTGGCGCGACTGCGTGCTCACCGCGAGCCCGCGGTCTCCCTGCTCGGGCACATGCTCAGCGCGCCGCTCGCCGAGAACGCCGGCGACCCCGTCGGGGCACTGCGGTACGTCCAGCGCGCCGAGGAGCTGACGCGCACGACCGGCGAGGCCTGGACCACGGGTACCGTCGCGGTCACGCTGACCCAGCTGCTCGCGCAGTCCGGGCGGTACCGGGAGTCCCTCGCCGCTGCCGTCACCGCCCGGGAGCACCTCGAGCTGTTCGGGGCGGAGGACGACCTGTACGAGATCGGGTGGACCGTCGGGCTCGCATCGGCCGCGACCGGCGACGTCGACCGTGCCCGCACCGTCGCAGCGGACCTGCGGCACCGGCCCGAGGGCGGCCGCGGCGGGTTCGAGGACCGCGGGCTCATCGCCGTGCTCGCGGTCGCGATCACCGCCGAGTGCGCGCGGTACGAGGGCGACCTCGTGGCAGCCGCGACGGCCTACGCCACGGCCTGGGACGTCGTGCAGCCCGGACGCGGGCCCGCCGCGCACTGGGCGCTCATGGCGGGGGCGGCCCGCATCGCCGCGGTGGACGAGGCGGGCGCGGGCAGGTCCGACGGCGCAGCACCGGGCCTCCCGACCGCCGAGCTGGCGGTGGCCCGCCGGATCCGCGTCGGCACTCTCGTGCAGCTGCGGCTCCGGCAGGCCCGCCGGGACATGCCGGTCATCGGGACGGCGCTCGCCGGGTTGGCGATCGCGTACGCCCGCACCGGCCGTCCGGCCGCAGCGGCGGGCTGCTGGGGCGCGCTCGCCCGGCTCGGCTCGCGACAGGACTTCGCGGTCCTCGCCCACGCACGGCTGCGCCCGCTGCTCGCGGACGCCGTGGGGGAGCAGGAGCTCGTCGACGCCGAGGCGACCGCGGCCGGCTGGGACCGGGCCGAGGCCGCCTCGCGGGTGCGCGCTCTGCTCGAGGGGACCCGGCTGCCGGACTGA
- the rplQ gene encoding 50S ribosomal protein L17 — MPKPTKGPRLGGGPAHERLLLSNLANALFTHGRITTTETKAKRLRPVAERLITFAKRGDLHARRRVIAQLRDKSVVHTLFTEIAPQVEDRQGGYTRITKLGFRKGDNAPLASIELVLEPVSGKPAPVKRDAAPAAAAPVEETPAEETPVESTETTEESAPVEAETETPAAAEVEADAAAKSDDAK; from the coding sequence ATGCCGAAGCCCACCAAGGGCCCCCGCCTCGGTGGCGGCCCCGCCCACGAGCGCCTGCTCCTGAGCAACCTCGCCAACGCCCTGTTCACGCACGGCCGCATCACCACCACCGAGACGAAGGCCAAGCGCCTCCGTCCCGTCGCCGAGCGTCTCATCACGTTCGCGAAGCGTGGCGACCTGCACGCCCGTCGTCGGGTCATCGCGCAGCTGCGTGACAAGTCCGTCGTGCACACGCTGTTCACGGAGATCGCCCCGCAGGTCGAGGACCGTCAGGGCGGCTACACCCGCATCACGAAGCTCGGCTTCCGCAAGGGTGACAACGCGCCGCTGGCCTCGATCGAGCTCGTGCTCGAGCCGGTCTCGGGCAAGCCCGCCCCCGTGAAGCGCGACGCTGCCCCGGCCGCTGCCGCGCCGGTCGAGGAGACCCCGGCCGAGGAGACCCCGGTCGAGTCGACGGAGACGACCGAGGAGTCCGCTCCGGTCGAGGCCGAGACCGAGACCCCGGCTGCCGCCGAGGTCGAGGCCGACGCCGCTGCGAAGTCGGACGACGCCAAGTAG